A window of Chlorobium phaeobacteroides DSM 266 genomic DNA:
TTGTTGGAAAAAAGACCTGCGACAGAGTAACCAAGCGCAACAATGCATGCTCCGGTCAGCGTGGCAAGATCAATAATAATATCAGGATTATATTCCTGCTTTGCATAGGTCAACGCATCGGCAAGAATAAGGCGACCCTCCGCATCAGTATTGCCAACTTCGACGGTAATACCTGAATAGGTTGTAATAACATCTCCAGGTTTCTGGGCAGAACCGTCGGGCATATTGTCGGTAGCGGGAATCAAGCCTATCACACGCAGAGAAAGCCCAAGTCTTGCCGCCGCCTCAACCGCAGCAATAACACATGCCGCACCGGACATATCCGACTTCATCTCGCCCATTCCCTCTGAAGGCTTCAGGGAAATACCGCCGGAATCAAAAGTAACCCCTTTACCTACCAGGGCGACAACAGCTTTTGCCTTTCCTTCAGGTTTATAATCGAGTATACTGAAGGTGGGCGGATGTGTACTGCCCTGGTTGACTGCAAGCAGTCCTCCCATGGCAAGATCTTCCATCTCTTTTTTCCGCAAAACCTTCACGGCAAATCCGTTCCTGCTGCCGGAATCCTGCGCTGCCTTGGCAATATCCTCAGCCTGAAGATAATTGCCGGGTAGATTGACCAGATCTCTTGCCATCAACTGACATGATCCGACAATCTCTCCCTGGGCTGCGCCCTCTTCAGCATCGGCAAACACCGATGCATCGAATCTCAATATCAGTTCACTGATGCCCTTTACCTTTTTATCATCTTTCTTCTTATCCAGCTTACCGCTTTTAAGCCTGTCAAATTTGTAGGAACCCGAAAAGCAGCCTTCCACAAACGTTTCGGCAAGTTTTCCGACCCGTTTTTTTGAGTCCTCGGCAATAGTTCCAAAACGGGAACAATCCACAGCAATTCGTTGCAGATTCATTGTCATGGCTTTTGCGGCAAGTGAAGCAGCAGCTTTACGAAAATCATCCGGATCTTTTCCGTCCCCAAGACCAAGCAGTGCAACCCTTGCTATCAGATGCCCTTCTGAAGAGGAATAGAAAAGCACTATCTCCCCTGATTCCGCCTTGAAGTCCTTTAGCGCGTGAGCGGAAATATCAAAATCCGAAAGCACTCCTGCGTCTTGCTTCTTGAGTTCTCCTGAACAAAAAGGAAATGCAAGAATATCGGCTTCGAGTTTTTTAACGGCACTTTTTGTTACAACTATTTTCATGACAGACCTGTAGGTTTCGCCTGGTTATAATAAAACTTCCTGATTTTCGAGAAACTCCCTGATGTCATCAAGCAGCACCTTCTGTGCCCTTTCAGAGGAAAACGGAAAAAGACATCCGGCAGCATTCATGTGACCACCACCGCCATATTTTTTCGCAAGCTGGTTGACATAGAGCGGCCCTCTCGAACGAAAACTCGCCTTTGTTCTTCCATCCTGCATTTCAACCATCAGAATTGCTACCTGAACCGAAGGAACGCTGAGAAGATACTTCACAATAAGATCTGTATCAAACAACTTACTACCGGTTGCTTTCAGCATATCCTGCGAGATAAAAAGCCATGATATGGTTTCGTTGTCATAATAGGTAATCCCGCTGAGAGCATATCCCAGAAGCTTGAGTGCCTGAGGGGTAAGGGAGTTATAGACAAGATCATAGATAAGCGATGCATCCGCGCCTTTTTCAACGAGATCCCCCGCAAGACGGTAAACATAAGGCGTTGTTTTGGGAAACCTGAATGAACCGGTATCGGTCATGACCGCAGTATAGAGCGCAGAAGCGATCTGAGGAGTAAAAAGCGGCTTGCCTGCATGTTCCTCAAGGGCAATAATCAAATCATAAACCAGCTCTCCGGTTGAAGATGCATAGTTTTCACATACCATGACGTCAGCAAAATCTTCCGGCTCAAGATGATGGTCAATACAGGCGATTTTCATACTGCCAAGCTCTCTTGCATACTCGACATGGGCCCTTAACGACCCCATCCTTTCCCGCAAATTTGCGTCAAGAAGCACCAGCACATCGGCAAGTACCACTTCCTGTATCGCCTCTTCATCTTTATTATTAAAAAGCGTAATATTCCCTTCCTGTTTCAAAAACGTGTAATTCGGCGGAACTTCGGTTGGGTTGACTATGGCGACCTCTTTGCCGAGTGCTTTCAAAACTCCCGCAAGAGCAACTTCACTGCCAAGACCGTCACCATCAGAGTTCTCGTGTGTAGTCAAAACAATATTCTGACCCTGAAGAAGAGTATCAATTATTGGCAACCAATCCTGTTCGCTCAGCTTCCTTCCATGCACTGGTAGTATCATGATTATCCTGTAACTTTACAAAAGGCTCTAATCTATACTTTTTTCCTGTTATGGAAAAAAGAAACCTTAACTTGTCTTTAAGGGTTGCAATCAAGCTCCTTTTATTATTATGGTCATGCATTGTTCGCCAAAAAAGATTTCAGCAAATTGCGTCACTGCTCAAATGGGTATATCTGTTTTCTCTCATGAGCGTTACGTGCGGTAGTCTTTCGGAATCCCGAATTGCAGACAAACCGCGTGACATAACAACCAGGGGTGCAGCAATAACCTGAAACGCCACTATTTATGTATTTTTTTTCAATCGACCGGCAATCAAAAAAATACCTCGCCGTAACCTGAGTTTTTCCTGAAAAGCAGCCCATGTATGGTTCAACAAATTTCGTTTTATTAGGTAATCTGAAAAAGAGTACTTTGTTCGATTTGATCACCTGACTTTATCCAATGCAAACAAGACTGTCCAACATAAAACATCTGTCAAGACAAGAGCTCCGGCAAGCTATTGCAAATCTTGGGGAACCAGCATACAGAACCCGCCAGATTCATCAATGGATCTTCAGCCATCGAGCAGCCACATTTGAGGAAATGACCACAATAAGTCTGGAATTAAGAAATAAACTTGCCGATCAATTCCGGATTGGCTTCCCCATACTTGCCGACTGTCAACAGGATGGCAGTGCGAATGACCCCTTCTCTACAGTTAAACTGCTCCTCGAACTGGATGACAATGAGAAAATTGAAACCGTACTCATCCCTTCCGAAAATCGGATGACTGCCTGCGTTTCCTCACAGGTCGGCTGTCCTTTGCAATGCAGATTCTGTGCATCCGGACAGACGGGCTTCAAAAGAAATCTTTCGGCTGACGAGATCATCGATCAGGTGTTTTCACTCAATGATTTCATCCGGACAAAACATGAGAGCAACGAAATCACCAACATCGTCTTTATGGGAATGGGTGAACCGTTACTGAATTTCGAAAACCTGAAAGAGTCCATCGAGGTTCTTTCAGATCAAAGCTATAAATTCAATCTTCCCCAACGAAAAATCACGATTTCAACAGTTGGCATTATCCCAGGCATCAATGAGCTTGGGAAATCAGGCCTTAAAACGAAACTTGCAATTTCTCTGCATAGCGCCTCGCAAGAAACACGAGAATCACTTATACCTGTTGCCAGCGAATTCTCTCTGACCCAACTCCGAAAAACTCTTTCAGAATACACCTCTCAAACAGGAGAACCGGTTACGCTCGTTTATATGCTGCTCAAGGGAATCAATGACTCAGTTGAGGATGCCCGACTTCTTGTAAAATTCTCAAGAAGCTTTTTATGCAAAATTAATTTGATTGATTATAATTCAATCATTAACATGAAGTTTAAGCCCGTTTTTAACGAGACAAAAGACATGTTTATTCAGCACATCCTTGACGCAGGGATTCACGTCACCGTCCGCAAAAGCCATGGGGCATCGATCAATGCTGCTTGCGGACAACTTGCGGCAAAGGGAACGCAGAAAGCCGAGAATCGCAACAATCTCTAATCAGCATCATCAAATTATGGATTTGACAGATTTCATTCCTTTCAAAAACGAATTTGCCAAAGCTTATCATGGCTTGACAGGCAACGCAACGCACACGTCGGAAAACCCGGTTTTCGACGAGCTGAAAGTGCGCAGATACGAAAAACCATCGGCTGAAGTTTCGGAAGTTATTCTTGCAAATATCGATCGATGGATTGGCTGGAACCTGAAAAACGAAAGAACAGCTGTTGGCGGCATGATGATCATCCGCGCTGAAGTTTTTTCGTTAGCCTTGCTCGGTATGAAAATCGACATCACGTTCGGATTGTTTGAAGAAAAGGATGTCAATGGAAGAATGATAACGACCGTCAACTCGAAAGCGGAAACGAACATCGAGTCAAAAGGAGATCTGGGAGAAAGCCGCAGAGTGATAAGAATGATGCTTGGCGCTCTCGATTTTGAATTCAGAAAAGAGATCATCTCCAAAGAAGACTACCTTTACCGCGCTGTTGATCCCAGGGGATCAGCATTCGCTTCACAGCAGCTTTTTAACGAAACAAAACTGCAACACAAAAAAATCGAAGGAAGTCAGAAAGGCACAAAGATCGAGTTTAAATCAAAAGTCACCAAACAGACAATACCCTATAAACCTTCCGCAAAAAGCATCGACCCATTCACATCAACCTCTCCAACCGAAACTGAAGGGCAAAATGGCTCCTCAGCTCCTGTTTCAGTCACGGTTCCCGTTCCCGAAGAAATTCGACTTTCCAAACCAAAAGTCACCATTATCACTACCAAAAAACCCATTTAATTTATCAAGTTTAATGAGAATTATTCTACTGGGAGCTCCGGGAGCCGGAAAAGGGACACAAGCTTCATATATCTGCAAAACGTTGAATATCCCCCAGATTTCAACGGGCGATATGCTTCGGGCAGCAGTGCAAGCACAAACGCCTGTAGGTATAGAGGCAAAAAAAGTAATGGATGCAGGCAAACTCGTTTCTGACGAGATTATTCTCGCACTTGTAAAAGAACGGCTTGCAAGCCAGGATTGTATAAACGGATGCCTCTTTGATGGCTTTCCCCGAACGATCGCCCAGGCGGAATCACTGAAAAATGACTCGATTTTGCTTGACTATGTTATGGAAATACATGTTGACGACAAGGAAATCATTGAAAGAATGAGCGGACGTCGGGTACACCTTTCATCGGGAAGGACCTACCATGTCCGTTTCAATCCACCAAAAAAAGAGGGGCTCGATGATCTGACCGGAGAACCTCTTGTCCAAAGAGAAGATGATCAGGAAGAAACCGTAAAAAAACGATTGCAAATTTACCATGACCAGACAGCACCGCTTCTTCAGTACTACCATGACTGGTCTCTTACCGGTTCGCCCGATGCTCCGCGTTACAGCAGCATCAAGGGAACGGGAAGTGTTGAAGAGATCCGCCAGAGAATACTTGATGCACTCAATTCCTGAAACCGGAAAATCGGCAGAATATCAAAAAAAAGTCAGTGTTTGCCACTGGCTTTTTTTCTTTTAAACCTATGCAGGCTGAAATCGTTATCGACAAGCTTTATCGGGGAGAACCGGTACGCATAGCTTTACCTGACTATCTTGTGAGGGAATTGAGCCCTGGCTGTATGGTGATGGTAACTTCAAGTAAAGGAAATAAAGCCACTTATCCTGCCTATATCCTGCGTCTTTATCAGGATAACGCCGATATCCCCGAAACTCTGGTCATTTCCGATGTACTCTATGACGGCGTTCCTGTTTTAAGCCCTTCTCTTTTGAAACTGACCGCCTGGATGGCCGAATACTACCTCACGACACCTCTTGACACCATTACATCGGCCCTGCCTGCTGCCGTAAGAACCACGGTGAACGATATTGTCGAACTTTCCGGCTTTCAACTGCATGGAGCGACACCAAAAATCGTCAATACTTCTCTCCGCCGCTCCATACTCAAACTTATCGGGCAAGAAAAAAAGCTCACCGTACGTCAACTGGAAAAACGACTTGGCAAAAAGGATCTCTACCGAGCGTTAAGCGAACTTGAGCAGGCAGGCCATCTCACCCTGCAAAAAAAATTCTCATCGACAAAGCCGAGAGAAAAAACTGCTTATCGACTTTCTGTGCCGATACCGGAAAAAATCGAACTGATCCTTCATGTCGCCCCCAGACAACTCGAAGCGTTCAAGGCTCTTGCAACATTCAACAATACACCGACGTTTCCTGAAACCCTTGGAATTTCGAGAGATCACCTCAATGCTCTGGTAAAAAAAGGCCTTGCCGAAAAAGTTCAGATTGAACTATCGAGCTCGTTCAGGTCAGGTTTCTCGGAACCACCCAAACCCGTTGAAACGCTCTCCAATGCCCAGCAAAACGCACTGCAAACCCTTTCGGATGCCTATAAAAAACAAGAGTTCGCAACCTTTTTGCTCCATGGCGTTACCGGAAGCGGCAAAACACTTGTTTATATTGAGTTCCTTAAACAGGTAATCGCATCCGGAAAAACAGCAATAGTTCTTGTACCGGAAATTGCTCTTACCCCTCAGACAGCCGCCCGATTTCGTCACCATTTTCATGATGACATTACGATTCTGCACAGTGCAATGAGCGACCATGAAAAATACGATGCATGGCATAACCTCCGTCTGGGAAAAACAAAAATTGCCCTCGGTGCCCGTTCCTCCGTATTTGCTCCTCTTGATAATCTTGGAGCTATCATTGTTGATGAAGAGCATGACGGAGCCTATAAACAGGATCGTAACCCGCGGTATCAGGGGAGAGATACCGCCATCATGAGAGCAATGTTTGAAAATGCGCTCTGTGTTCTGGGAACCGCAACCCCGTCTTTTGAATCATATCACAATGCTCTTAACGGAAAATACACACTTATCACCCTTCCGGAGAGAATCGACGGTGCAAAAATGCCCGAAATCAAAATCATCTGGATGCGTGAAAATCCGAAAGCTTCGCGATCCATTTCGGAAACGCTCTATCAGGCAATAAAAACTCGACTTGAAAAAAACGAGCAGGTCATTCTGCTGCAAAATCGAAGAGGATTTGCCGGCAGTGTTTTTTGCCTTGATTGCGGTAACACCCCTTCGTGTAAATTCTGCAATATTCCTCTGGTCTATCATTCAAAAGAGCAACATCTTCGCTGTCATTACTGCGGCTTTGTCACTCCATTTACAGATGCGTGCAACGCTTGCGCATCAAAAAATCTCCTTTACAAAAGCAGCGGCACTGAAAGAATCGAGGAAGAGCTGAATTTGCTTTTCCCTGACGAATTGATCTTGCGGATGGATGTTGACACAACTTCGAGCAAAGACGCTCACGCAAAAATCCTTAAAGATTTTCAGGATAAAAAATCAAAAATCCTGCTTGGCACTCAAATGGTTGCCAAAGGGCTTGATTTTCCGGATGTTACCCTTGTCGGCGTGCTTATGGCCGACATCGGGCTCAACATACCTGATTTCCGAGCTTCTGAACGCCTTTTTTCTCTCTTGACCCAGGTGTCCGGACGGGCAGGACGTTCCTCAAAATCAGGAGAAGTGCTTCTGCAGGTATTCAATAAAGATGCCGATATCTTTGCATCTCTCCTGAAGGGCAGCTATACGTCATTTTTCGAGCAGGAAATGTCAACTCGAAAAGCGCTCCATTATCCACCGTTCTCAAAACTGGTCAAATTCGAATTCTCATCACCTGACGAAAAAAAGGCTGAAGAAGCATCGGCCTCATGGGCAGACATACTGCGACCAGCTTTAACATCTGAAACAGGAATACTCCTTGGTCCGGCCCCGGCAGGAATGGCAAAGCTGAAAGGTCTCTATCGATACCATGTACTGGTAAAACTCTTCAGCGGAAAACTTTCACCGGCCTTTCTTCATCAAGAACTCAATGAACTCAGTATGAGTTACCGCAAAGAAAAGCTCACGATCAGCATTGATGTCGATCCTCAGAATCTGCTCTGAAAAACAAGTGAACGTTTGCATCTGAAGAGAACGAAAATATTCTCTATATTCGAAAATATTTTTATTCCTTAACACTTTGCGGAAATAAACATTATGGACGAGTTTCGCTGGAATGCATCATTCATGAAAGAGCATCCGCTCAAAACAATCGGGGTTATACTGTTTCTTGTCGGACGATATATCTTTGCGGCATTTTTTCTTTACGGGTTCTGGTTCAAGCTCATCAAAGGCTGGTTATGGAGCGATCTGATGAACCATTTTTTCACCCTTCGATTTACCGAACTACCCCTCGGCTCCTTTCAGTCGCTCTACCTTGAACACTTCGCCATTCCGCTTGCAATGCCTATTGCCTGGATAGTGACGATCGGGGAATTGATCATTGGCCTGTCTCTGCTGCTGGGACTCTGTGTCAGGGCAAATGCAGCTTTTGCTCTTTTTCTTGTTATTAATTTTGCTGCAGGAGGATTTTATAACCTTACCCTGCCGCCATTCATGATCTTTTCAATCCTGATGATGCTTCTCCCTTCCGGACAGTGGCTCGGGCTTGACAAAAAGCTGCACCTGCAGCATCCTGACTCAATCTGGTTCAGGTAAACAACTCCTGTGCCGCCGAAAAAAGTTCAGCATTTGCCTTCTGAACTTTTTTCGGCGGCCTTTGCCATGAGGGCTTGAACTCCGAGATGATAACTGAGTGAACCAAATCCGCTTATCACGCCTGCGCAGACTTCTGAAATTACTGAATGCCGACGAAACTCCTCACGGGCGTATATGTTTGATAAATGTACCTCAATCACAGGGATCCTGATTGCACTGATGGCATCCCTGAGAGCGACAGAGTAGTGGGTAAACGCGCCTGCATTGAGAATAATCCCGTCAACAGAGCCCTTATCTTCGCATTCAAAGAGCTTTTCAAGCAATGCTCCTTCATATTCGCTCTGATAAAACTCAAACGTAATATCAGGAAAAGCATCAGCCAACCCCCTGTTGATATCGTCCAAACCAAGACAACCATAAATTTCCGGTTCACGCTTGCCGAGTCGGGATAGATTAGGCCCGTTCAGTACAAGAAAAGAGTGTTTCGTCATGCGATTATGATCTTTGGCTGGATGCTTTCTTTTCATCCTGCTCTATTAACGGAAAAAATGACCTCACAGAATGTACTGGCTCAGGTCCCTGTCGGCGGCAACATGGTTTAATTTCTCTTTCACCATGGTCTCATCAATCTCGATTTCCTCATCGGTAACATTCTCCGGAATATTGAACATGAGTTCCTCAAGCAAATTGGTCATAATGGTGTGCAGCCTTCGGGCCCCGATATTTTCAACGCTTTCATTAACCTTGGCGGCCGTTTTTGCAATCTCAAGAATTGCGCCGTCGGTAAAAGAGAGTTCCACTCCCTCTGTTTTCAGCAGAGCCTTATACTGTTTGATCAAGGCGTTTTTAGGTTGTGTCAGTATCTTGTAAAAATCCTCTTCAGTCAGGCTTTTCAATTCGACCCTGATAGGAAATCGACCTTGAAGCTCAGGAATAAGATCGGATGGTTTTGCCACATGAAACGCTCCCGATGCGATAAAGAGCACATGATCAGTTTTCACCATACCATATTTCGTCGCAACATTCGACCCTTCAACAATAGGCAGAAGATCACGCTGTACCCCTTCCCTGCTAACGTCAGGACCCTTGCCCCCCGATCCTGAGGACGGAGCTGCAATTTTATCGATTTCATCAATAAACACAATGCCTGACTGCTCAACCTTGTTGATCGCCTCTTTAATGACTGCATCCATGTCAATAAGCTTCTGCACCTCTTCCTGCTCAAGAATTTTCCTTGCTTCGGCTATTGATACCCGTCGTTTTTTACGTTTTCTCGGCAAGCCGCTCATCAGGTCCTGCATGATACCGCCAATCTCCTCCATCTGCCCCATAGGCCCGAAAATCTGCATCATTCCCCCCGGAGCATCACCAGTAATTTCCATCTCGATCTGACGATCCTCGAGCTTGCCCTGCCGAAGCCGTTCAAGCATCTTTTTACGACTTTTCCTGTTATTTTCCTTTGCCTTATCCACCTCTTGCGAAGCATCGAATACCTGCATCTCTTCGTTCTCTGCATCCCGGTCTTCCTGCTCTTCATGTGAATGAGAAACCGGAGGAAGTAAAATATCGAGCAATCGCTCTTCAACCAGTACAGCTGCTTTTTCGCGAACCTCTTCGGACTTTTCGGTTCTCACCATGGCGACCGACTGATCGACAAGGTCACGAATCATCGACTCTACATCCCTGCCGACATAGCCAACCTCGGTAAACTTGGATGCCTCAACCTTTACAAAGGGAGCTTTTGCCATTTTTGCAAGCCTGCGGGCAATTTCGGTCTTTCCTACACCGGTAGGCCCGATCATGATAATATTGTTCGGCATGATCTCATCCCGAAGCTCATCGCCCACATTTTGCCTGCGCAGTCTGTTGCGCAAAGCTATGGCAACTGATTTCTTGGCCTCACTCTGACCAATAATATATTTATCAAGCAAAGCGACAATCTGGTTTGGAGTAAGATGGCTTGCGGAAATCGAACTTTTTGTTTCAGCGGCGACCACGAGACCCTCGGCAATATTTTCGTTATTATGAATTGTCATGAGCATAAATTATGGTTACAATAAATCTCTCCAGGAGCGTCCGCGGCAAAAAAAACGCGATCAGACCTCTTCGATCACAATATGGTCGTTAGTATAAATACAGATATCCGCTGCGATCTTCAAACTCTCATGAACAATTTCGCGTGCAGAAAGCGTAGTATGTGCAAGAAGCGATCGTGCCGCTGCAAGCGCATACATACTGCCGCTGCCAATGGCAACAATCCCGTCCTCAGGTTCGATAACATCACCTGTACCTGAAATAATCAGCGCTTTTTCAGCGGTAACAATCGCAAGCATCGCTTCAAGCCTTCTGAGATATTTGTCGGTCCTCCAATCTCTTGCAAGCTCAACAGCCGCACGTTCAAGCCTGCCGCTGAATGCTTCAAGTTTTTCCTCAAACCGGTCAAGAAGAGTCACGGCATCAGCAGTAGCACCTGCAAAACCGGCAATTATCTGACCATGATAGAGTCTGCGCGTTTTACGCGTTGAATGTTTGAGAACCGTATTACCAAGGGTCATCTGTCCATCACTGCCGAGAGCTGCCTTACCGTCTCTGATTACACCAAGGACCGTAGTTGAACGGATCAAAAGCTGTTCATCATGTTTCATCATAGAAAATCGACTGTTAAAATATTTTTTTCCTTAATCTTGCAACTGAAATTTGCATTTGTTCGCGGTATTTTGCAACCGTTCGCCTGGCAATATGTATACCCTTTTTTTTCAACAATTCGGTAAGAAGCTCATCGCTTAACGGCTGTTGAGGATCCTCGCCGCTTACCATTTCTCCAATGTACTGCTTGATAATTTTGCTCGACAGATCATCACCATCCTCTGTCGCAAGTCCTGCGCTGAAAAAATATTTCAGTTCAAAAACGCCAAAACGGGTTTGTACATATTTACCGTTAACGGCTCGGCTGATCGTCGATATATCAAGGGAAGCTGCTTCCGCAATCGTTTTCATGCCAAGCGGAACCAGAAACGATGGTCCGGAAACAAAAAAATCGTATTGATAGTGCAAAAGCGCCTCAATAACCTTCATGAGCGTCTGCCGCCGCAGTTGCAGGGCGCTGGTAAACTCTTTTGCTCGCTGCAGATTACTGCGAATAAACTGTTTTTCCGCCTTTGAGGCTTTCCTGTTTTTCAGAATACTCTCATACCTGTCAGAAACTTTGACGGAAAGGGTGCTGGTATCATTCAACATCGCTGTCAATTCACCCTGTTCATAACTCACAATAAAATCAGGGACAATGTAATGACCCAATTCGTTTTGAAAAACCCCGCCCGGATGAGGGTCAAGTTCGCCGAGAATCTCAAGTGCGGCTTCAATCTGTTTTTTGGACGCATCGATTGTTTTAAGCAGCCGATTATAGCGTTTGTGAATAAAATCATCAAAACAGACCGTCAGAATTCTCACTGCAAGCGCTGAAGCGCTCTGGCGGGCTCCAAATGTTCCGGCTTCCAACTGAACAAGAAGACGTTCCCGAAGATCCTTCACGGCAATACCCTGCGGATCAAGACGAGAAATTCTGTCAATAATCTTCTTTACTTCACGCTCGGAAACATCGATATCATTTAACCGAAGACCGTCACGTATGACGGAAATGTCTTCAGTGAGATAATCGTCATGATCAAGATTGCCAAGCACTTCCACAGCAATCATGATCTCTTTTTCACCGATATCTTCCTGCAAGACAAGCTGTTTAAGAAGCTGTTCATGAAAACTGTCATATTGAACAGCCTGAAAAAAACGATCCCCGG
This region includes:
- the hslV gene encoding ATP-dependent protease subunit HslV — encoded protein: MKHDEQLLIRSTTVLGVIRDGKAALGSDGQMTLGNTVLKHSTRKTRRLYHGQIIAGFAGATADAVTLLDRFEEKLEAFSGRLERAAVELARDWRTDKYLRRLEAMLAIVTAEKALIISGTGDVIEPEDGIVAIGSGSMYALAAARSLLAHTTLSAREIVHESLKIAADICIYTNDHIVIEEV
- the priA gene encoding replication restart helicase PriA gives rise to the protein MQAEIVIDKLYRGEPVRIALPDYLVRELSPGCMVMVTSSKGNKATYPAYILRLYQDNADIPETLVISDVLYDGVPVLSPSLLKLTAWMAEYYLTTPLDTITSALPAAVRTTVNDIVELSGFQLHGATPKIVNTSLRRSILKLIGQEKKLTVRQLEKRLGKKDLYRALSELEQAGHLTLQKKFSSTKPREKTAYRLSVPIPEKIELILHVAPRQLEAFKALATFNNTPTFPETLGISRDHLNALVKKGLAEKVQIELSSSFRSGFSEPPKPVETLSNAQQNALQTLSDAYKKQEFATFLLHGVTGSGKTLVYIEFLKQVIASGKTAIVLVPEIALTPQTAARFRHHFHDDITILHSAMSDHEKYDAWHNLRLGKTKIALGARSSVFAPLDNLGAIIVDEEHDGAYKQDRNPRYQGRDTAIMRAMFENALCVLGTATPSFESYHNALNGKYTLITLPERIDGAKMPEIKIIWMRENPKASRSISETLYQAIKTRLEKNEQVILLQNRRGFAGSVFCLDCGNTPSCKFCNIPLVYHSKEQHLRCHYCGFVTPFTDACNACASKNLLYKSSGTERIEEELNLLFPDELILRMDVDTTSSKDAHAKILKDFQDKKSKILLGTQMVAKGLDFPDVTLVGVLMADIGLNIPDFRASERLFSLLTQVSGRAGRSSKSGEVLLQVFNKDADIFASLLKGSYTSFFEQEMSTRKALHYPPFSKLVKFEFSSPDEKKAEEASASWADILRPALTSETGILLGPAPAGMAKLKGLYRYHVLVKLFSGKLSPAFLHQELNELSMSYRKEKLTISIDVDPQNLL
- the rlmN gene encoding 23S rRNA (adenine(2503)-C(2))-methyltransferase RlmN; the protein is MQTRLSNIKHLSRQELRQAIANLGEPAYRTRQIHQWIFSHRAATFEEMTTISLELRNKLADQFRIGFPILADCQQDGSANDPFSTVKLLLELDDNEKIETVLIPSENRMTACVSSQVGCPLQCRFCASGQTGFKRNLSADEIIDQVFSLNDFIRTKHESNEITNIVFMGMGEPLLNFENLKESIEVLSDQSYKFNLPQRKITISTVGIIPGINELGKSGLKTKLAISLHSASQETRESLIPVASEFSLTQLRKTLSEYTSQTGEPVTLVYMLLKGINDSVEDARLLVKFSRSFLCKINLIDYNSIINMKFKPVFNETKDMFIQHILDAGIHVTVRKSHGASINAACGQLAAKGTQKAENRNNL
- the adk gene encoding adenylate kinase: MRIILLGAPGAGKGTQASYICKTLNIPQISTGDMLRAAVQAQTPVGIEAKKVMDAGKLVSDEIILALVKERLASQDCINGCLFDGFPRTIAQAESLKNDSILLDYVMEIHVDDKEIIERMSGRRVHLSSGRTYHVRFNPPKKEGLDDLTGEPLVQREDDQEETVKKRLQIYHDQTAPLLQYYHDWSLTGSPDAPRYSSIKGTGSVEEIRQRILDALNS
- a CDS encoding leucyl aminopeptidase, with product MKIVVTKSAVKKLEADILAFPFCSGELKKQDAGVLSDFDISAHALKDFKAESGEIVLFYSSSEGHLIARVALLGLGDGKDPDDFRKAAASLAAKAMTMNLQRIAVDCSRFGTIAEDSKKRVGKLAETFVEGCFSGSYKFDRLKSGKLDKKKDDKKVKGISELILRFDASVFADAEEGAAQGEIVGSCQLMARDLVNLPGNYLQAEDIAKAAQDSGSRNGFAVKVLRKKEMEDLAMGGLLAVNQGSTHPPTFSILDYKPEGKAKAVVALVGKGVTFDSGGISLKPSEGMGEMKSDMSGAACVIAAVEAAARLGLSLRVIGLIPATDNMPDGSAQKPGDVITTYSGITVEVGNTDAEGRLILADALTYAKQEYNPDIIIDLATLTGACIVALGYSVAGLFSNNDKLAEEIYAAGISSGEKVWRMPLWDDYDELIKSEVADVNNTGGRGAGSVTAAKFLEKFIDGHKKWAHLDIAGPAFLSKSGGKVTGGTGFGVRLLIDLLKKWA
- the aroQ gene encoding type II 3-dehydroquinate dehydratase — encoded protein: MKRKHPAKDHNRMTKHSFLVLNGPNLSRLGKREPEIYGCLGLDDINRGLADAFPDITFEFYQSEYEGALLEKLFECEDKGSVDGIILNAGAFTHYSVALRDAISAIRIPVIEVHLSNIYAREEFRRHSVISEVCAGVISGFGSLSYHLGVQALMAKAAEKSSEGKC
- a CDS encoding DoxX family membrane protein, whose protein sequence is MDEFRWNASFMKEHPLKTIGVILFLVGRYIFAAFFLYGFWFKLIKGWLWSDLMNHFFTLRFTELPLGSFQSLYLEHFAIPLAMPIAWIVTIGELIIGLSLLLGLCVRANAAFALFLVINFAAGGFYNLTLPPFMIFSILMMLLPSGQWLGLDKKLHLQHPDSIWFR
- the hslU gene encoding ATP-dependent protease ATPase subunit HslU, with the protein product MTIHNNENIAEGLVVAAETKSSISASHLTPNQIVALLDKYIIGQSEAKKSVAIALRNRLRRQNVGDELRDEIMPNNIIMIGPTGVGKTEIARRLAKMAKAPFVKVEASKFTEVGYVGRDVESMIRDLVDQSVAMVRTEKSEEVREKAAVLVEERLLDILLPPVSHSHEEQEDRDAENEEMQVFDASQEVDKAKENNRKSRKKMLERLRQGKLEDRQIEMEITGDAPGGMMQIFGPMGQMEEIGGIMQDLMSGLPRKRKKRRVSIAEARKILEQEEVQKLIDMDAVIKEAINKVEQSGIVFIDEIDKIAAPSSGSGGKGPDVSREGVQRDLLPIVEGSNVATKYGMVKTDHVLFIASGAFHVAKPSDLIPELQGRFPIRVELKSLTEEDFYKILTQPKNALIKQYKALLKTEGVELSFTDGAILEIAKTAAKVNESVENIGARRLHTIMTNLLEELMFNIPENVTDEEIEIDETMVKEKLNHVAADRDLSQYIL
- a CDS encoding DHH family phosphoesterase; this encodes MILPVHGRKLSEQDWLPIIDTLLQGQNIVLTTHENSDGDGLGSEVALAGVLKALGKEVAIVNPTEVPPNYTFLKQEGNITLFNNKDEEAIQEVVLADVLVLLDANLRERMGSLRAHVEYARELGSMKIACIDHHLEPEDFADVMVCENYASSTGELVYDLIIALEEHAGKPLFTPQIASALYTAVMTDTGSFRFPKTTPYVYRLAGDLVEKGADASLIYDLVYNSLTPQALKLLGYALSGITYYDNETISWLFISQDMLKATGSKLFDTDLIVKYLLSVPSVQVAILMVEMQDGRTKASFRSRGPLYVNQLAKKYGGGGHMNAAGCLFPFSSERAQKVLLDDIREFLENQEVLL